One Triticum dicoccoides isolate Atlit2015 ecotype Zavitan chromosome 5B, WEW_v2.0, whole genome shotgun sequence genomic window carries:
- the LOC119306853 gene encoding E3 ubiquitin-protein ligase RNF181-like, whose product MLAQKPLLCDIDLAADNWDTFLPHDLATFVADGSRRDTDENGGVTLRYNMEMSLTIRVEVIYREPKALLLACDERATVTRCLFAATPTDCPICMEDFVRDDSDTNDDSDTTVRVRLPCSHSFHCDCILPWFYKVAKCPKCRHDLGKYLVAATDTPMGKFPGLPQQP is encoded by the coding sequence ATGCTCGCGCAGAAGCCGCTCCTCTGCGACATCGACCTTGCCGCCGACAACTGGGACACCTTCCTTCCCCACGATCTGGCCACGTTCGTGGCGGACGGATCCCGCCGTGACACCGATGAGAACGGCGGCGTCACCCTCCGCTACAACATGGAAATGTCTCTGACCATCCGGGTGGAGGTCATCTACAGAGAGCCCAAGGCGCTGCTTCTGGCGTGTGACGAGCGTGCCACGGTGACTCGATGCCTATTCGCGGCGACGCCGACCGACTGCCCTATATGCATGGAGGATTTTGTCAGGGACGACAGTGACACCAATGACGACAGTGACACCACCGTGAGGGTGAGGCTGCCGTGCTCCCACTCCTTCCACTGCGACTGCATCTTGCCGTGGTTCTACAAGGTGGCCAAGTGCCCAAAGTGTCGCCATGACTTGGGCAAGTACCTTGTCGCCGCCACAGACACCCCAATGGGGAAGTTCCCCGGCCTCCCCCAACAACCCTGA